Proteins from a genomic interval of Amycolatopsis sp. cg13:
- a CDS encoding NAD(P)H-binding protein, whose translation MIVVTGATGNIGRPLVRALIDAGEQVTAVSRRVAKVPDGARHVVADLADPASLEPALTGAKALFLLLSGDLHAVGASPAELIAKAADAGVRRVVLLSSLGVATRPFGTTRIAMRELEDVLRVSGLDWAILRPGGFDSNALGWAESVRTQGIVAAPFGDTGVPIVDPADIGEVAAACLVDDRHVGGVYELTGPEVITPRQQAEVLAAALGKPVRFHELTRAEAKAFMTESVPGELADDTLDILSSPNAAELRVSPDVERVLGRQPRSFADWVARNIAAFR comes from the coding sequence ATGATTGTGGTGACCGGGGCGACCGGAAACATCGGCAGACCGTTGGTGCGGGCGCTGATCGACGCGGGCGAGCAGGTGACGGCGGTGTCGCGGCGGGTCGCGAAGGTGCCGGACGGTGCTCGCCATGTGGTGGCGGATCTGGCGGATCCAGCCAGTCTCGAACCCGCGCTGACCGGGGCGAAAGCGTTGTTCCTCTTGCTGTCCGGCGATTTGCACGCCGTCGGCGCCAGCCCGGCCGAGCTCATCGCGAAGGCCGCGGACGCCGGGGTTCGCCGAGTGGTTCTGCTGTCGTCGCTGGGCGTGGCGACCAGGCCGTTCGGCACGACGCGGATCGCGATGCGCGAGCTGGAGGACGTGCTGCGGGTGTCCGGTCTGGACTGGGCCATTCTGCGTCCCGGTGGGTTCGACTCCAATGCGCTGGGGTGGGCGGAATCCGTTCGTACGCAAGGAATTGTCGCCGCGCCGTTCGGGGACACCGGGGTGCCGATCGTCGATCCGGCGGACATCGGCGAAGTCGCGGCCGCGTGCCTGGTAGACGACCGGCACGTCGGCGGCGTGTACGAGCTGACCGGGCCGGAGGTGATCACGCCGCGTCAGCAGGCGGAGGTGCTGGCCGCCGCGCTCGGCAAGCCGGTGCGGTTCCACGAGTTGACCCGCGCCGAGGCCAAGGCATTCATGACCGAGAGCGTGCCAGGCGAACTCGCCGACGACACGCTGGACATCCTCAGCTCCCCGAACGCGGCCGAACTGCGCGTCAGCCCGGACGTCGAGCGAGTTCTCGGCCGCCAGCCGCGGTCTTTCGCCGACTGGGTGGCCCGCAATATCGCCGCGTTCCGCTGA
- a CDS encoding Fur family transcriptional regulator, whose translation MLTTSAPLPSSADAGTRLRRAGLRVTTARQVVLEVLAENPHVTVAELLPLVRERLSMASTRGVHDVLTTGVTAGLVHRFDHVGVAQRYELAGFDHRHLLCRQCGRLEAIDGAPTESADEAESGLCSRCAPAE comes from the coding sequence GTGCTCACGACCTCCGCACCTCTCCCGTCCAGCGCCGACGCCGGCACCCGGCTCCGGCGCGCCGGCCTGCGCGTGACGACCGCCCGACAGGTCGTGCTGGAAGTGCTGGCCGAAAACCCGCACGTGACCGTCGCGGAACTGCTGCCGCTGGTCCGCGAACGGCTGTCGATGGCGTCCACGAGGGGCGTCCACGACGTGCTGACCACCGGCGTTACCGCCGGTCTCGTCCACCGCTTCGACCACGTCGGCGTCGCGCAACGCTACGAACTGGCCGGCTTCGACCACCGGCACCTGCTCTGCCGGCAATGCGGCCGGCTGGAGGCAATCGACGGCGCACCAACGGAATCCGCCGACGAAGCGGAGTCCGGCCTGTGCTCGCGGTGCGCTCCGGCCGAGTAA
- a CDS encoding Fur family transcriptional regulator: MDEFGARLRDKGLRNTPQRRAVLAAVARTPHVTAAEIATVLDADGAVGALSRQGLYNVLDDLVGARLLRPLEPAGSPARFELETHDNHHHLVCRGCGRIQDVPCAIGAAPCLEPGPVPGFRVDQAEVTWWGMCADCEAKA; the protein is encoded by the coding sequence ATGGACGAGTTCGGGGCGCGCCTGCGCGACAAGGGCCTGCGCAACACGCCGCAGCGGCGTGCGGTGCTGGCCGCGGTCGCGCGGACCCCGCACGTCACGGCCGCGGAGATCGCGACGGTGCTCGACGCCGACGGGGCCGTCGGCGCGTTGTCCAGGCAGGGCCTTTACAACGTGCTCGACGACCTCGTCGGCGCCCGGCTGCTGCGTCCGCTGGAACCGGCGGGCTCGCCGGCGCGGTTCGAACTCGAAACCCACGACAACCACCACCACCTGGTCTGCCGCGGCTGCGGCCGGATCCAGGACGTGCCGTGCGCGATCGGCGCCGCGCCGTGCCTCGAACCCGGTCCGGTGCCCGGTTTCCGGGTGGACCAGGCCGAGGTCACGTGGTGGGGGATGTGCGCGGACTGCGAGGCCAAGGCTTAA
- a CDS encoding DUF885 domain-containing protein gives MTPIFQLSADHVTAEAALDPITATLDGVTTEATALTDLTPDGFAARADLARRTLASLAKLNPESRTDRIASAHLRDSLEAQLAWHELDEPFRQVQAHFGTLSSIADSVRLLPRRDADDWHVLAVRMSGVETMLSGWQKTLRAGLDRGVRAARLQALETAAQAERYAGIHNALVEEYGDGPQAAELRAGADAAHRGYAALARFLREDYAPHAAETDGVGAERYAVAARLSLGADLDLAEAYEWGWAELQRIETEIAAEVAKIQPGASVAEVLARLDEECAVDGEESYLDWLRQAHDRALDAASEHFDIPEPLRALDVVLAYGSASGSPYYTGPAEDGTRPGRTWWPLGGRKRFATWSELTTVFHEGAPGHHLQIGVAGLAGDSVSRYARVHSVSGHAEGWALYAERLADELGWFSERGTRLGMLASSALRAARVVIDLGSHLDLPLPDGSRWDFATACRFLHERGLAAEHRVHAEIVRYLGWPGQAISYKIGERAWLQARAEAAAKPGFTLRQWHHDALAVGPVGLEALQDALR, from the coding sequence GTGACCCCGATTTTTCAGCTGTCCGCCGACCACGTCACGGCCGAGGCAGCGCTCGATCCGATCACCGCGACCTTGGACGGCGTCACCACCGAAGCGACCGCGCTCACCGACCTCACCCCGGACGGTTTCGCGGCCCGAGCCGACCTGGCCCGGCGCACCCTCGCCTCCCTCGCGAAGCTGAATCCCGAGTCCCGCACGGACCGGATCGCGTCCGCGCATCTGCGCGACAGCCTCGAGGCCCAACTGGCCTGGCACGAGCTGGACGAGCCGTTCCGCCAGGTACAGGCGCATTTCGGCACGCTGAGTTCGATCGCCGATTCGGTCCGGCTGCTGCCGCGCCGCGACGCGGACGACTGGCACGTCCTCGCGGTCCGGATGTCCGGCGTCGAAACGATGCTTTCCGGCTGGCAGAAGACCCTGCGGGCCGGTCTCGACCGCGGTGTGCGCGCGGCCCGTCTGCAGGCGCTGGAAACGGCGGCGCAGGCCGAGCGTTACGCCGGTATCCACAATGCACTCGTCGAGGAGTACGGCGACGGGCCGCAGGCCGCCGAACTGCGGGCCGGTGCCGACGCAGCCCACCGCGGTTACGCGGCGCTCGCCCGGTTCCTGCGCGAGGATTACGCCCCGCACGCCGCCGAAACCGACGGCGTCGGCGCGGAACGCTACGCCGTCGCGGCCCGGCTTTCCCTTGGCGCGGACCTCGATCTCGCCGAGGCGTACGAATGGGGCTGGGCGGAACTTCAGCGCATCGAAACGGAAATCGCCGCCGAGGTCGCGAAAATCCAGCCCGGCGCGAGTGTGGCGGAAGTCCTCGCGCGACTGGACGAAGAGTGCGCAGTGGACGGTGAAGAGTCCTATTTGGACTGGCTGCGCCAGGCGCATGACCGTGCGCTGGACGCGGCGAGCGAGCACTTCGACATCCCCGAACCGTTGCGCGCCTTGGACGTCGTCCTCGCGTACGGCTCCGCGTCGGGTTCGCCGTACTACACCGGGCCCGCCGAAGACGGCACCCGCCCCGGCCGCACCTGGTGGCCGCTAGGCGGACGCAAGCGCTTCGCGACCTGGTCCGAGTTGACGACGGTGTTCCACGAAGGCGCGCCCGGACATCATCTGCAGATCGGCGTCGCGGGCCTGGCCGGAGATTCGGTAAGCCGCTACGCGCGCGTCCATTCGGTGAGCGGCCACGCGGAAGGCTGGGCGCTGTACGCCGAACGCCTCGCCGACGAACTCGGCTGGTTCTCCGAGCGCGGCACTCGCCTTGGCATGCTCGCCAGTTCCGCGCTCCGGGCCGCGCGCGTCGTGATCGACCTCGGCTCGCACCTCGACCTGCCGCTGCCGGACGGTTCCCGCTGGGACTTCGCCACCGCGTGCCGATTCCTGCACGAGCGCGGACTGGCCGCGGAACACCGCGTGCACGCCGAAATCGTGCGGTACCTCGGCTGGCCGGGCCAGGCGATCTCGTACAAGATCGGCGAACGCGCGTGGTTGCAGGCGCGCGCCGAAGCCGCCGCCAAACCCGGATTCACCTTGCGCCAATGGCACCACGACGCGCTGGCCGTCGGGCCGGTCGGGCTCGAGGCGCTGCAGGACGCGCTGCGTTAA
- the argG gene encoding argininosuccinate synthase, producing MSKVLTSLPVGERVGIAFSGGLDTSVAVAWMRDKGAVPCTYTADIGQYDEPDIASVPGRAHAYGAELARLVDCKEALVEEGLAALTCGAFHIRTGGRAYFNTTPLGRAVTGTLLVRAMLEDDVQIWGDGSTYKGNDIERFYRYGLLANPGLRIYKPWLDAAFVGELGGRKEMSEWLQAHNLPYRDSTEKAYSTDANIWGATHEAKSLEHLDTGIEIVEPIMGVRFWDPAVEIAPEDVTIGFEQGRPVSINGKEFGTAVELVLEANAIGGRHGLGMSDQIENRIIEAKSRGIYEAPGMALLHAAYERLVNAVHNEDTIASYHNEGRRLGRLMYEGRWLDPQAMMLRESLQRWVGTAITGEVTLRLRRGEDYSILDTSGPAFSYHPDKLSMERTEDSAFGPVDRIGQLTMRNLDIADSRAKLEQYASLGMVGGNSHPKLIGAAQAAATGLIGAMAEGGAETIASRGRADDVELLDRAAMESGTD from the coding sequence ATGTCCAAGGTGCTCACTTCCCTTCCCGTCGGCGAGCGGGTCGGCATCGCGTTCTCCGGCGGCCTCGACACGTCCGTGGCGGTGGCGTGGATGCGCGACAAGGGTGCGGTTCCGTGCACCTACACCGCCGACATCGGCCAGTACGACGAACCCGACATCGCGTCCGTCCCCGGCCGCGCGCACGCCTACGGGGCGGAGCTCGCGCGGCTGGTCGACTGCAAGGAAGCCCTCGTCGAAGAGGGGCTCGCCGCGCTGACCTGCGGGGCCTTCCACATCCGCACCGGCGGCCGGGCCTACTTCAACACCACCCCGCTCGGCCGCGCGGTCACCGGCACGCTGCTGGTGCGCGCGATGCTCGAGGACGACGTCCAGATCTGGGGCGACGGCTCCACCTACAAGGGCAACGACATCGAGCGGTTCTACCGCTACGGCCTGCTGGCCAACCCGGGCCTGCGGATCTACAAGCCGTGGCTCGACGCGGCGTTCGTCGGCGAGCTCGGCGGCCGCAAGGAGATGTCCGAGTGGTTGCAGGCGCACAACCTGCCCTACCGCGACAGCACCGAGAAGGCCTACTCCACCGACGCCAACATCTGGGGCGCCACGCACGAGGCGAAATCCCTCGAGCACCTCGACACCGGCATCGAGATCGTCGAACCGATCATGGGCGTGCGGTTCTGGGACCCGGCGGTCGAGATCGCGCCCGAGGACGTCACCATCGGCTTCGAGCAGGGCCGTCCGGTGAGCATCAACGGCAAGGAGTTCGGCACCGCGGTCGAGCTGGTGCTGGAGGCCAACGCGATCGGCGGGCGGCACGGCCTCGGCATGTCCGACCAGATCGAGAACCGGATCATCGAGGCCAAGAGCCGCGGCATCTACGAGGCCCCGGGCATGGCGCTGCTGCACGCGGCGTACGAGCGGCTGGTCAACGCGGTGCACAACGAGGACACCATCGCCAGCTACCACAACGAGGGCCGCCGGCTCGGCAGGCTGATGTACGAGGGCCGCTGGCTCGACCCGCAGGCGATGATGCTGCGCGAATCGCTGCAGCGCTGGGTCGGCACCGCGATCACCGGCGAGGTCACGCTGCGGCTGCGGCGCGGCGAGGACTACTCGATCCTCGACACGTCCGGGCCGGCGTTCAGCTATCACCCGGACAAGCTGTCGATGGAGCGCACCGAGGACTCCGCGTTCGGCCCGGTAGACCGGATCGGCCAGCTGACCATGCGGAACCTCGACATCGCCGACTCGCGCGCCAAGCTGGAGCAGTACGCGAGCCTCGGCATGGTCGGCGGCAACTCGCACCCGAAGCTGATCGGAGCCGCGCAGGCAGCCGCGACCGGCCTGATCGGCGCGATGGCCGAGGGCGGGGCCGAGACAATCGCGTCCCGCGGCCGGGCCGACGACGTCGAACTGCTCGACCGCGCCGCGATGGAATCCGGCACCGACTGA
- a CDS encoding glycosyltransferase, whose product MSTILGWATLAVWAGLALCHSWFWRTDQRLPPLVRPEIWPSVAIVVPARDEAELLPETLPTLLRQTYPGDARVILVDDGSTDGTAEVARSVTVPNGLPRTVTSPGEPPDGWTGKLWAVAHGVREAGDVDFLLLTDADISHEPDSLETLVAAATSGRDLVSQMAVLRTATFWERLIVPAFVYFFAMLCPFRRVNSARWRTAAAAGGCVLVRRSVLERAGGIEAIRGAVIDDVALARAVSSAGGRIWLGYASKVRSVRPYPRLADLWQMVARSAYTQLRHSPLLLAGTVAGMVAVFLAPPVLALTGSWQAAAAWLLMAGTFVPVALYYRQPVVAGLLLPFTAALYTLMTLDSARRRTGWKGRTY is encoded by the coding sequence ATGAGCACGATCCTCGGGTGGGCAACGCTGGCCGTGTGGGCCGGACTCGCGTTGTGCCACAGCTGGTTCTGGCGCACCGACCAACGTCTTCCCCCGCTGGTCCGCCCGGAGATCTGGCCGTCCGTCGCCATCGTCGTCCCCGCCCGCGACGAAGCGGAACTGCTTCCGGAAACCCTGCCCACACTGCTCCGCCAGACCTACCCCGGCGACGCGCGAGTCATCCTCGTAGACGACGGCAGCACCGACGGCACCGCGGAAGTCGCCCGCTCGGTGACTGTCCCCAATGGACTCCCGCGCACCGTCACCAGCCCCGGCGAACCACCGGACGGCTGGACCGGGAAACTCTGGGCCGTCGCACACGGCGTCCGCGAAGCAGGAGACGTCGACTTCCTTCTGCTGACGGACGCTGATATCTCACACGAACCCGATTCACTGGAAACCCTCGTCGCCGCTGCCACCAGCGGCCGGGACCTGGTATCTCAGATGGCCGTCCTGCGCACCGCAACGTTCTGGGAGCGGCTGATCGTGCCCGCTTTCGTCTACTTCTTCGCGATGCTCTGCCCCTTCCGCCGCGTGAATTCCGCGCGCTGGCGCACCGCCGCCGCAGCCGGCGGGTGCGTCCTCGTCCGCCGCTCGGTGCTCGAACGCGCCGGCGGAATCGAGGCCATCCGCGGCGCAGTCATCGACGACGTCGCACTCGCCCGTGCGGTCTCATCCGCAGGTGGCCGGATCTGGCTGGGCTACGCGTCGAAAGTCCGAAGTGTCCGGCCCTATCCGCGGCTCGCGGACCTGTGGCAGATGGTGGCCCGCAGCGCGTACACCCAGCTCCGGCATTCGCCGCTGCTGCTGGCCGGGACCGTCGCCGGGATGGTCGCCGTCTTCCTCGCCCCGCCGGTGCTCGCCCTGACCGGCTCGTGGCAGGCCGCCGCGGCGTGGCTACTGATGGCGGGGACGTTCGTCCCGGTCGCCCTGTACTACCGGCAGCCCGTGGTCGCGGGGCTGCTGCTGCCGTTCACCGCGGCGCTCTACACCCTGATGACGCTGGACTCCGCTCGGCGGCGGACCGGTTGGAAGGGCCGCACGTACTGA